From a region of the Helianthus annuus cultivar XRQ/B chromosome 5, HanXRQr2.0-SUNRISE, whole genome shotgun sequence genome:
- the LOC110939616 gene encoding uncharacterized protein LOC110939616 isoform X2 — MGCLFCYGGDSSAKKSAKDKRKTITSSSDKVVPKKDLKILSYNVWFAESVELRIRMRAIGDIIQLHSPDVICLQLSKLPVKSFGCEPFSYSSMGRELCIAEVLARGGDTSSLVVATTHLESPCPGPPKWDQMYSKERVKQANEAVDFLKKNTNVIFCGDMNWDEKLDGEFPLADGWIDAWTELNPKEVGWTYDTKANPMLFGNRKLQKRLDRFLVSLSDYKVECIEMVGTEAIPQVTYMKEIKGGKELELPVLPSDHFGLLLSVTAL, encoded by the exons ATGGGTTGTTTGTTTTGCTATGGGGGAGATTCTTCTGCAAAAAAGTCAGCAAAAGATAAGAGAAAAACCATCACCTCTTCTTCTG ATAAAGTTGTGCCAAAAAAGGATTTGAAGATTTTGAGTTACAACGTCTGGTTTGCTGAAAGTGTTGAACTTCGTATACGAATGAGAGCCATAGGCGACATTATTCAATTGCATTCTCCTGATGTCATATGTTTGCAG CTTAGCAAATTGCCTGTGAAATCCTTTGGTTGTGAGCCATTTAGTTATTCCTCAATGGGAAGAGAGTTATGTATCGCAGAAGTTTTGGCCCGAGGAGGAGATACTTCTTCTTTGGTGGTTGCAACAACCCATCTCGAGAGCCCGTGTCCTGGCCCGCCAAAATGGGACCAAATGTACAGTAAAGAACGTGTAAAACAAGCAAACGAGGCTGTCGACTTTCTCAAGAAAAACACGAATGTGATATTTTGTGGTGATATGAATTGGGACGAGAAATTAGATGGAGAGTTTCCTCTGGCAGATGGATGGATTGATGCGTGGACTGAACTGAACCCGAAAGAAGTTGGTTGGACTTATGATACAAAGGCAAACCCGATGCTGTTTGGTAATAGGAAACTGCAGAAACGGCTCGACCGATTCTTGGTCAGTTTGAGTGATTATAAAGTGGAATGCATTGAAATGGTGGGGACTGAAGCTATACCACAAGTGACATATATGAAGGAGATAAAGGGAGGGAAAGAATTGGAGCTTCCTGTTTTGCCCAGTGACCATTTTGGGTTGCTGTTATCTGTGACTGccctgtaa
- the LOC110939616 gene encoding tyrosyl-DNA phosphodiesterase 2 isoform X1, whose amino-acid sequence MGCLFCYGGDSSAKKSAKDKRKTITSSSDKVVPKKDLKILSYNVWFAESVELRIRMRAIGDIIQLHSPDVICLQEVTPDIYAIFQKSNWWKSYTCSLSSHTRPYFCMQLSKLPVKSFGCEPFSYSSMGRELCIAEVLARGGDTSSLVVATTHLESPCPGPPKWDQMYSKERVKQANEAVDFLKKNTNVIFCGDMNWDEKLDGEFPLADGWIDAWTELNPKEVGWTYDTKANPMLFGNRKLQKRLDRFLVSLSDYKVECIEMVGTEAIPQVTYMKEIKGGKELELPVLPSDHFGLLLSVTAL is encoded by the exons ATGGGTTGTTTGTTTTGCTATGGGGGAGATTCTTCTGCAAAAAAGTCAGCAAAAGATAAGAGAAAAACCATCACCTCTTCTTCTG ATAAAGTTGTGCCAAAAAAGGATTTGAAGATTTTGAGTTACAACGTCTGGTTTGCTGAAAGTGTTGAACTTCGTATACGAATGAGAGCCATAGGCGACATTATTCAATTGCATTCTCCTGATGTCATATGTTTGCAG GAGGTGACTCCTGATATATATGccatttttcaaaaatccaaCTGGTGGAAGTCGTATACATGTTCACTTTCTTCTCACACCAGGCCATACTTTTGCATGCAG CTTAGCAAATTGCCTGTGAAATCCTTTGGTTGTGAGCCATTTAGTTATTCCTCAATGGGAAGAGAGTTATGTATCGCAGAAGTTTTGGCCCGAGGAGGAGATACTTCTTCTTTGGTGGTTGCAACAACCCATCTCGAGAGCCCGTGTCCTGGCCCGCCAAAATGGGACCAAATGTACAGTAAAGAACGTGTAAAACAAGCAAACGAGGCTGTCGACTTTCTCAAGAAAAACACGAATGTGATATTTTGTGGTGATATGAATTGGGACGAGAAATTAGATGGAGAGTTTCCTCTGGCAGATGGATGGATTGATGCGTGGACTGAACTGAACCCGAAAGAAGTTGGTTGGACTTATGATACAAAGGCAAACCCGATGCTGTTTGGTAATAGGAAACTGCAGAAACGGCTCGACCGATTCTTGGTCAGTTTGAGTGATTATAAAGTGGAATGCATTGAAATGGTGGGGACTGAAGCTATACCACAAGTGACATATATGAAGGAGATAAAGGGAGGGAAAGAATTGGAGCTTCCTGTTTTGCCCAGTGACCATTTTGGGTTGCTGTTATCTGTGACTGccctgtaa
- the LOC110939618 gene encoding glucan endo-1,3-beta-glucosidase 1 → MALLRLLSLFSIFSTIFTAAFPEVKVQQARDEPYVGVNIGTDISNLLPPAQLVSFLQQQKVTHIRLYDADPDILKALSKTKIRVVISVPNNQILGIGSSNTTAANWINRNVVAYYPDTLITAVAVGDEVLTTVPSLSSMLMPAIEALYSALVASNLHTQIKISTPHASNIILDPFPPSQAYFNETLAPVIVQLLQFLSRTGSPLMMNLYPYYVFMQNKGVVPLDNSLFKPLTPSKEMVDPNTLLHYTNVLDAMIDSVYSSMKNLNVSDVLVLVTETGWPSKGDAKEPYATIDNADTYNSNLIKHIFDRSGTPFHPEVTSSVYIYELFNEDLRSSPVSEAHWGLFYANSTPVYLLHVSGSGEFLANDTTNQTFCVAMDGVDGKTLQTALDWACGPGRANCSEIQPGESCYSPNNVKNHASYAFDSYYEKQGRAGGSCDFKGVAIITTTDPSHGACVFPGSKIISNRTDAVVNSTNATSEADTSRFIGTRPYKDGFWGLVLGIMLYLNIL, encoded by the exons ATGGCGCTTCTTAGACTCCTTTCTCTCTTTTCCATCTTCTCCACCATCTTCACTGCTGCATTTCCAG AGGTTAAGGTACAACAAGCAAGAGATGAACCTTATGTGGGAGTTAACATAGGTACAGATATATCGAACTTGCTTCCCCCTGCACAATTAGTTTCATTCCTGCAACAACAAAAGGTAACCCATATCCGTCTTTATGATGCTGACCCGGATATTCTAAAAGCCCTATCGAAAACCAAGATTCGGGTCGTCATTTCGGTACCCAATAACCAAATTCTTGGTATTGGGTCATCCAACACCACTGCAGCCAACTGGATTAACCGGAATGTGGTAGCTTATTACCCGGATACCCTCATCACCGCTGTGGCGGTTGGCGATGAGGTGTTAACAACGGTCCCTTCGTTGTCTTCCATGTTAATGCCAGCTATTGAAGCACTTTACAGTGCTTTAGTGGCTTCCAATTTGCATACCCAGATCAAGATTTCGACTCCACATGCTTCGAATATTATTCTTGACCCATTCCCACCTTCTCAAGCTTATTTCAATGAAACCCTTGCCCCTGTTATAGTGCAACTACTTCAGTTTCTTTCAAGGACGGGTTCACCACTAATGATGAATTTGTATCCCTACTATGTCTTTATGCAGAACAAAGGGGTCGTCCCTCTCGATAATTCGTTGTTTAAGCCATTAACACCTTCAAAAGAAATGGTGGATCCAAATACTTTGTTGCATTATACCAATGTTCTTGATGCTATGATTGATTCAGTTTATTCTTCAATGAAGAATCTGAATGTTTCTGATGTTTTAGTACTTGTTACCGAAACCGGTTGGCCTTCAAAAGGCGACGCAAAAGAGCCATATGCAACGATCGATAATGCCGATACATATAACTCTAATTTGATTAAGCATATTTTCGATAGAAGTGGAACCCCATTTCATCCTGAGGTGACCTCTAGTGTTTACATATATGAATTGTTCAATGAAGATTTGAGGTCATCCCCGGTTTCTGAGGCGCATTGGGGGTTGTTTTATGCGAATTCAACTCCGGTTTACTTGCTTCATGTATCGGGGAGCGGTGAATTTCTGGCAAATGATACTACAAATCAAACATTTTGTGTTGCAATGGATGGTGTTGATGGTAAAACATTGCAAACGGCtttggattgggcttgtgggcctggaAGAGCAAATTGTTCGGAGATTCAACCGGGGGAAAGCTGTTATTCGCCGAATAATGTAAAGAATCATGCTTCTTATGCATTTGATAGTTACTATGAGAAACAAGGAAGAGCTGGAGGGTCCTGTGATTTCAAAGGTGTGGCCATTATCACCACTACTGATCCAA GTCACGGGGCATGTGTGTTTCCAGGAAG TAAGATAATAAGCAATAGAACAGACGCGGTGGTGAACTCGACCAATGCAACAAGCGAGGCGGATACATCAAGATTCATTGGAACAAGGCCTTATAAGGACGGTTTTTGGGGACTCGTTCTTGGTATCATGCTCTATTTAAACATTTTGTGA
- the LOC110939541 gene encoding uncharacterized protein LOC110939541 → MRMDMIDKGLVFMLNFHRAVSRNCYMKLEGRCDMDSSKNRHSFLAFVDDEEPILMEIPIDFAKNLWGDKIPYYQTVEIRDGDKVRKMRIRKKNDGPVFTDGWMWLVKENQLKNKDGVRITAVGQLNFEVLCFKDLVCKNTYITAQVECDYGNCVMPDKFYPDFYGNNFKGGMAKVIFGERFWNVRLEGGSNGGYFTDGWEKVVEELPIDKYYYFVFTSLDLLSFAVSVFDPDTGTEVFLKKSTADDDMIVEQKLPADVCEENLEGNKKHVKVKSRVDETQPKRNLRSRIKRVDAAASNASPVLKSTETTKRNLRSRIKKVDEAPLTGSPYLKSTNLPFFVNG, encoded by the exons ATGAGAAT GGATATGATTGATAAAGGTTTAgtttttatgctaaattttcatcGTGCTGTTTCTAGGAACTGTTATATGAAACTTGAAGGTCGTTGTG ATATGGATTCATCAAAAAACCGTCATTCATTCCTAGcttttgttgatgatgaagagccTATTTTAatg GAAATACCAATTGATTTTGCCAAAAATCTTTGGGGCGATAAAATACCATATTATCAAACTGTTGAAATAAGAGATGGAGATAAAGTGAGGAAAATGcgtattagaaaaaaaaatgatggGCCGGTCTTTACAGATGGTTGGATGTGGTTAGTTAAAGAAAATCAATTGAAAAACAAAGATGGGGTACGGATAACAGCAGTTGGCCAgttgaactttgaagttttgtgtTTTAAAGATTTGGTATGTAAGAACACGTATATTACAGCACAAGTTGAATGCGACTATGGAAATTGT GTAATGCCAGACAAATTTTATCCTGACTTTTACGGCAACAATTTCAAAGGTGGAATGGCGAAGGTTATTTTTGGAGAAAGATTTTGGAACGTAAGACTGGAAGGAGGTTCGAACGGTGGTTATTTCACCGATGGATGGGAGAAGGTGGTTGAAGAGCTCCCTATAGACAAATATTATTACTTTGTTTTTACCAGCCTTGATTTATTAAGCTTTGCTGTTTCCGTATTCGATCCTGACACCGGAACTGAAGTTTTTTTAAAAAAG TCTACTGCGGATGATGATATGATAGTTGAACAAAAGTTGCCGGCGGATGTTTGTGAAGAAAATCTGGAAGGAAATAAAAAACAT GTTAAAGTCAAGTCCAGAGTTGATGAAACTCAG CCAAAACGAAATCTTCGCAGCAGAATTAAAAGAGTTGATGCAGCAGCAAGCAATGCTTCTCCGGTCTTGAAATCCACAGAAACG ACAAAAAGAAATCTTCGCAGCAGAATTAAAAAGGTTGATGAAGCGCCATTGACGGGTTCTCCATACTTGAAATCCACAAACCTG CCGTTCTTTGTTAATGGATAA